In Methanococcus maripaludis, a single window of DNA contains:
- a CDS encoding KH domain-containing protein: protein MYENVEVVKIPKERTGILIGTHGEVRKQLESELGVELEIDSEGEVSIYSTEDQEDPLALWKARDIVKAIGRGFNPEKALKLVSDEYAFEVIDISEYGNSDKALQRLKGRIIGSGGKSRRYIEELTSTHISVYGKTVSIIGEIETAKIAKDAIEMLLRGTSHSKMYKFLERHRQDVKRSELRLWK, encoded by the coding sequence ATGTACGAGAATGTGGAAGTAGTGAAGATTCCAAAAGAGAGAACCGGTATCCTTATTGGAACTCACGGAGAAGTTAGAAAACAGCTTGAAAGTGAGCTTGGAGTTGAACTAGAAATCGATTCCGAAGGAGAAGTTAGTATTTATTCAACTGAAGATCAAGAAGACCCTTTGGCACTCTGGAAAGCAAGAGATATTGTAAAAGCTATTGGAAGAGGATTTAATCCTGAAAAAGCTTTAAAACTGGTTTCAGATGAATATGCCTTCGAAGTAATAGATATTTCAGAATACGGAAATTCCGATAAAGCTCTTCAAAGATTAAAAGGAAGGATTATTGGGAGTGGCGGAAAATCAAGAAGGTACATTGAAGAATTAACTTCAACGCACATTTCAGTTTACGGAAAAACCGTTTCAATAATCGGGGAAATCGAAACTGCAAAGATTGCAAAAGATGCAATTGAAATGCTCTTAAGGGGAACGTCGCACTCAAAAATGTATAAATTTTTAGAAAGACACAGACAGGATGTCAAAAGAAGTGAACTTAGACTCTGGAAATAA
- a CDS encoding serine protein kinase RIO, whose amino-acid sequence MKDVLKMDLDKKEKQLDREFQKKIVERKKKFLEELKTENEVFDQRTLLNIYNLLVAKHIDEISGVVNSGKEAVVFSANKEDELYALKVYRVSTCDFKTMWKYIQGDPRFHLRRSSTRQIITAWVEKEFRNLLRAGDYINTPEPLLKRENILLMDMVHEDGVPAPRLKDIEVDYSEFYEMIREDMKVLYNDAQLVHGDLSEYNILVHEDEPVYIDFSQGVVKEHPLSKTLLIRDVKNVCSFFKRKGIDTDYKEFYKFVSGEELELIDEEMAKTY is encoded by the coding sequence CTTGATAGGGAATTTCAAAAAAAGATAGTTGAGCGAAAAAAGAAGTTTTTGGAAGAATTAAAAACCGAAAATGAAGTTTTTGATCAACGAACTCTCCTAAATATCTATAATTTACTTGTTGCAAAACATATCGATGAAATTTCTGGAGTTGTTAATTCTGGAAAGGAAGCTGTTGTGTTTTCTGCAAATAAAGAAGATGAACTCTACGCACTGAAGGTTTATCGTGTTTCTACATGTGATTTTAAAACAATGTGGAAGTATATTCAGGGAGACCCTAGATTTCACCTTAGAAGAAGCAGTACTCGACAGATTATAACTGCATGGGTGGAAAAAGAATTTAGAAACCTTTTAAGAGCGGGAGATTATATAAACACGCCAGAACCACTATTAAAACGGGAAAATATACTTTTAATGGATATGGTTCATGAAGATGGAGTTCCAGCTCCAAGATTAAAAGATATCGAAGTCGATTATTCCGAATTCTACGAAATGATACGAGAAGATATGAAGGTATTATATAATGATGCTCAGTTAGTTCACGGGGATTTGTCAGAATATAATATTTTAGTTCATGAAGATGAGCCCGTATACATTGACTTTTCACAAGGGGTCGTTAAAGAACATCCTCTTTCGAAAACTCTCCTTATTCGGGATGTTAAAAATGTCTGCAGTTTCTTTAAACGAAAAGGAATTGATACGGATTACAAAGAGTTCTATAAATTTGTTTCAGGAGAAGAACTGGAATTAATTGATGAAGAAATGGCAAAAACGTATTAA